The following are encoded together in the Planctomycetota bacterium genome:
- a CDS encoding HU family DNA-binding protein encodes MFKATPATKRRSKGEIVKQIALGTELKNSKVKEVFEALTAIIAADLSKKGCGEFNFIGLMKLKTVNKPATSARKGRNPFTGEEIMIKAKPASRKVRVRALRTLNSLI; translated from the coding sequence ATTTTCAAAGCCACTCCCGCGACCAAGCGTCGCTCGAAGGGCGAGATCGTGAAGCAGATCGCTCTCGGCACCGAGCTGAAGAACAGCAAGGTGAAGGAAGTGTTCGAGGCTCTCACGGCGATCATCGCTGCTGACCTGAGCAAGAAGGGCTGCGGCGAGTTCAACTTCATCGGCCTGATGAAGCTGAAGACCGTCAACAAGCCTGCCACCTCCGCACGCAAGGGCCGCAATCCCTTCACCGGCGAGGAAATCATGATCAAGGCCAAGCCCGCGAGCCGCAAGGTCCGCGTCCGCGCTCTGCGCACGCTCAACAGCCTGATCTGA
- a CDS encoding UDP-glucose/GDP-mannose dehydrogenase family protein gives MKLTMVGTGYVGLVTGACFADTGNDVLCLDVDEKKIAKLRRGESPIYEPGLSEMLAKNIAAKRIRFTLDKAEAYRHADAIFICVGTPSGDDGSADLQFVLSVARDIADELERIGPTAKPKMVVVKSTVPVGTSHKVRDAIRARTKVAFHIADNPEFLKEGDAIGDFMKPDRVVCGVENEHAGEMMRELYEPFVRQGNPIYIMDVRSAEMVKYASNAMLACKISFINEIANLCEKYGADINNVREGMCSDRRIGNQFLHPGLGYGGSCFPKDTLAVVGMGKAAGFDCKLNAAVHEVNQDQRAHFWQKIEAEFPGGLRGKKLAFWGVAFKPRTDDIREAPSMALMQLALRAGARVRAFDPVALPNLAQEMPQVEIATDMYQCLEGADALIVCTEWSEFRSPDLDRVKSFLSAPLVFDGRNLYRAHTMQEHGFDYISIGRETVRGAAKSRS, from the coding sequence ATGAAACTCACCATGGTCGGCACGGGATATGTGGGCTTGGTCACAGGGGCCTGCTTCGCCGACACCGGCAACGACGTCCTTTGCCTGGACGTGGACGAGAAGAAGATCGCCAAGCTCCGCCGCGGGGAAAGCCCCATTTATGAGCCGGGATTGAGCGAAATGCTGGCCAAGAACATCGCCGCCAAGCGGATCCGCTTCACCCTGGACAAGGCCGAAGCCTACCGCCACGCCGACGCCATCTTCATCTGCGTGGGCACGCCCAGCGGCGACGACGGCAGCGCCGATCTGCAGTTCGTGCTCTCGGTGGCCCGCGACATCGCCGACGAGTTGGAGCGCATCGGCCCCACCGCCAAGCCCAAGATGGTGGTGGTCAAGAGCACGGTGCCGGTGGGGACCAGCCACAAGGTGCGCGACGCCATCCGCGCCCGCACCAAGGTCGCCTTCCACATCGCCGACAATCCGGAGTTCCTCAAGGAAGGCGACGCGATCGGCGACTTCATGAAGCCCGACCGCGTGGTGTGCGGCGTGGAGAACGAGCACGCCGGCGAGATGATGCGCGAGCTCTACGAGCCCTTCGTGCGCCAGGGCAACCCGATCTACATCATGGACGTGCGCAGCGCCGAGATGGTGAAGTACGCCAGCAACGCCATGCTGGCCTGCAAGATCAGCTTCATCAACGAGATCGCCAACCTCTGCGAGAAGTATGGCGCCGACATCAACAACGTCCGTGAGGGCATGTGCTCCGACCGGCGCATCGGCAATCAGTTTCTCCATCCCGGGCTGGGCTACGGCGGCAGCTGCTTCCCCAAGGACACGCTGGCGGTGGTGGGCATGGGCAAGGCCGCGGGCTTCGACTGCAAGCTCAATGCCGCCGTGCACGAGGTGAACCAGGACCAGCGCGCCCACTTCTGGCAGAAGATCGAGGCGGAGTTTCCCGGCGGTTTGCGGGGGAAAAAGCTGGCCTTCTGGGGGGTGGCCTTCAAGCCGCGCACCGACGACATCCGCGAGGCGCCCTCGATGGCTCTGATGCAGCTGGCGCTGCGGGCCGGCGCCCGCGTGCGCGCCTTCGACCCGGTGGCTCTGCCCAATCTGGCGCAGGAGATGCCGCAGGTGGAGATCGCCACCGACATGTACCAATGCCTCGAGGGCGCCGACGCGCTGATCGTCTGCACTGAGTGGAGCGAGTTCCGCTCGCCGGACCTGGATCGCGTGAAGAGCTTCCTCTCGGCGCCGCTGGTCTTCGACGGGCGCAACCTCTACCGCGCCCACACCATGCAGGAGCATGGCTTCGACTACATCTCGATCGGCCGCGAAACCGTGCGCGGCGCCGCCAAGAGCCGCTCGTGA
- a CDS encoding MGMT family protein — protein MKHKVRTPAGTIDIDASRMDAKDADRAALLIARHLKGKRVSFASIPTPRASPFFEKCWRACRSIPAGQTRTYGWLAAAAGSPSAVRAAGQAMRRNPLPVIVPCHRVVASTGLGGFAGSDNPRGGTLKLKVWLLKREGWRESNAQASGRPPSRIASRTAAKR, from the coding sequence ATGAAGCACAAGGTTCGAACTCCCGCCGGCACCATTGACATCGATGCATCACGCATGGATGCGAAGGATGCCGACCGAGCCGCACTTCTGATCGCCAGACATCTCAAGGGCAAGCGCGTGAGCTTCGCATCGATCCCCACGCCCAGGGCGAGCCCCTTCTTCGAGAAGTGCTGGCGCGCCTGCCGGAGCATTCCCGCGGGGCAGACGCGCACCTATGGATGGCTGGCCGCGGCGGCCGGGAGTCCCTCGGCGGTGCGAGCCGCAGGACAGGCCATGCGGCGCAATCCCCTGCCGGTCATCGTGCCCTGCCACCGTGTGGTGGCTTCGACCGGACTTGGCGGATTCGCCGGCAGCGACAACCCGCGCGGCGGCACCTTGAAATTGAAGGTCTGGCTGCTCAAGCGCGAGGGCTGGCGGGAGTCGAATGCGCAGGCCTCAGGCAGGCCGCCTTCGCGGATCGCCTCAAGAACCGCCGCCAAGCGGTAG
- a CDS encoding serine hydroxymethyltransferase yields the protein MKTSVPLDALSQGLLDLLQGQDPAVAGIMAREAERQATTLELIASENHVSTAVMHAVGSWLTNKYAEGYPGKRYYGGCVHHDEIENLARDRAKKLFNCKFANVQPHCGANANVAAFMAMMEPGDTVLSLPIKSGGHLSHGLKPNFSGTFYKIAEYGLDPKSELLDYDAIEKIALEVKPKVIICGYSAYSRVIDFARFRKIADKAGALLMADIAHIAGLIATGVHPSPFPHAHVVTTTTHKTLRGPRGGLILTDDEEMATKVDRKVFPGSQGGPLMHVIAGKAVAFGEALKPEFKTYCKQVVANAKALAEAMQSHGYRLCTGGTDNHLMLVDLRPRDAALTGADAEKWLENAGIIVNKNGIPNDPRPPLQTSGLRLGTPALTTRGLKEPQMKQVAAWLDRVMISKGDATVANTVREEIRVFCEKFPLPH from the coding sequence ATGAAAACTTCCGTTCCGCTGGACGCACTTTCGCAGGGGCTGCTTGACCTGCTGCAGGGGCAGGATCCGGCCGTGGCGGGGATCATGGCCCGTGAGGCGGAGCGACAGGCCACAACACTTGAGTTGATCGCAAGCGAGAACCATGTTTCGACTGCGGTCATGCATGCGGTTGGCTCCTGGCTGACCAACAAGTACGCCGAGGGTTATCCCGGCAAGCGCTACTACGGCGGTTGCGTGCATCACGACGAGATCGAGAACCTGGCCCGCGACCGCGCCAAGAAATTGTTCAACTGCAAGTTCGCCAATGTGCAGCCCCATTGCGGCGCCAACGCCAACGTCGCGGCCTTCATGGCCATGATGGAGCCGGGTGACACCGTGCTGAGCCTGCCCATCAAGAGCGGCGGGCATTTGAGCCATGGCCTGAAGCCGAATTTCTCCGGCACCTTCTACAAGATCGCGGAGTACGGGCTCGATCCCAAGAGCGAGCTGCTGGACTACGACGCGATCGAAAAGATCGCGCTTGAGGTCAAGCCCAAGGTGATCATCTGCGGATACTCCGCCTATTCACGCGTGATCGATTTCGCCCGCTTCCGCAAGATCGCCGACAAGGCGGGGGCGCTGCTGATGGCGGACATCGCCCACATCGCCGGTCTGATTGCCACCGGCGTGCATCCAAGTCCTTTCCCGCATGCCCACGTGGTGACCACCACCACGCACAAGACGCTGCGCGGGCCGCGCGGCGGGTTGATCCTGACCGACGACGAAGAGATGGCCACCAAGGTCGACCGCAAGGTGTTCCCCGGCAGCCAGGGCGGACCGCTCATGCATGTAATCGCGGGCAAGGCCGTTGCGTTCGGCGAGGCGCTCAAGCCGGAGTTCAAGACCTATTGCAAGCAGGTGGTCGCCAACGCGAAGGCGCTGGCCGAGGCGATGCAGTCGCATGGCTATCGATTGTGCACCGGCGGCACCGACAATCACTTGATGCTGGTCGATCTGCGTCCGCGCGACGCGGCGCTCACTGGCGCCGACGCGGAGAAGTGGCTCGAGAACGCCGGCATCATCGTGAACAAGAACGGCATACCCAATGATCCGCGTCCGCCGTTGCAGACCAGCGGCCTGCGACTGGGCACGCCGGCCCTGACCACGCGCGGCTTGAAGGAGCCGCAGATGAAGCAAGTGGCGGCGTGGCTTGACCGCGTCATGATTTCAAAGGGCGACGCCACCGTGGCCAACACGGTGCGCGAGGAAATCCGCGTGTTCTGCGAAAAGTTTCCGCTGCCGCACTAG
- a CDS encoding PCRF domain-containing protein: MEPSPRLLEKLDEIEANFQSDERKMSDPDILSDHRKVTALAQRRAAVEPLIANLRQWRRLDRETRECEALSKDKDAEIAAMARGEIHALQTARDQSLQSLISTLVMADDRAIGSLILEVRGGVGGLEAALWAGDLLQMYRAAAERSGWKWDEMEIKHGDAGGVTHAIVRIEGTGCWNALGYESGVHQVKRVPATEAAGRVHTSTATVAVLSEPENVESEVDPAEVREILTTAQGPGGQNVNKVATAVNLIHEPTGIEVRMQETRSQLQNRDKAWRLLRARVHERRLADAAAKRGEQRRSMIGGGERAEKIRTYRYKENIAVDHRVEQSFNLQKLLAGDLDELVRALETRDIAQRIEVL; encoded by the coding sequence ATGGAACCATCGCCCCGGCTTCTTGAAAAACTCGACGAGATCGAAGCCAACTTCCAAAGCGACGAGCGGAAGATGTCCGATCCCGACATCCTTTCCGACCACCGCAAGGTGACGGCACTGGCCCAGCGCCGCGCCGCCGTCGAGCCGCTGATCGCCAATTTGCGCCAGTGGCGGCGGCTGGATCGCGAAACCCGCGAGTGCGAGGCGCTCTCCAAGGACAAGGACGCCGAGATCGCCGCCATGGCCCGCGGGGAAATCCATGCGCTGCAGACCGCCCGCGATCAATCGTTGCAGTCGCTCATCAGCACGCTGGTCATGGCGGATGATCGGGCCATCGGCAGCCTGATCCTGGAGGTGCGCGGCGGCGTGGGCGGGCTCGAAGCCGCACTGTGGGCGGGCGACCTGTTGCAGATGTACCGAGCCGCGGCGGAGCGCAGCGGCTGGAAATGGGATGAGATGGAAATCAAGCATGGCGACGCCGGCGGCGTGACACACGCCATCGTCCGCATCGAGGGAACGGGCTGCTGGAACGCGCTCGGTTACGAAAGCGGCGTGCACCAGGTGAAGCGAGTACCGGCCACCGAGGCCGCGGGTCGCGTGCACACTTCGACCGCTACGGTGGCGGTGCTGAGCGAGCCGGAGAATGTCGAATCTGAAGTCGACCCCGCCGAGGTCCGCGAGATCCTGACCACGGCGCAGGGTCCCGGCGGGCAAAACGTGAACAAGGTCGCCACCGCTGTGAACCTGATCCACGAGCCCACCGGCATCGAGGTGCGCATGCAGGAGACGCGCAGCCAGCTGCAGAATCGCGACAAGGCGTGGCGGCTGCTGCGAGCGCGAGTGCATGAGCGGCGGCTAGCCGACGCGGCGGCCAAGCGCGGCGAGCAGCGGCGCAGCATGATCGGCGGCGGCGAGCGGGCGGAGAAGATCCGCACCTACCGCTACAAGGAGAACATCGCGGTCGATCACCGCGTGGAGCAGTCCTTCAATTTGCAGAAGCTGCTCGCAGGCGACCTGGATGAACTGGTGCGGGCCTTGGAAACTCGAGACATCGCGCAGCGCATCGAAGTACTGTGA
- the rpmE gene encoding 50S ribosomal protein L31, producing the protein MKKETHPKWYPDCKVNFRGQHVLTVGATVPEMNVEVWSGSHPFYTGQKSFVDTLGRVERFQKKFAGEYFKKDEKPAKEVKAPAAKENKETKAAKDTKAFKESAKAKPADDKK; encoded by the coding sequence ATGAAAAAAGAAACTCATCCAAAGTGGTACCCGGACTGCAAAGTGAACTTCCGCGGACAGCACGTCCTGACGGTCGGCGCGACGGTTCCTGAAATGAACGTCGAAGTGTGGTCGGGCTCGCACCCGTTCTACACCGGCCAGAAGTCCTTCGTTGACACCCTGGGCCGCGTGGAGCGCTTCCAGAAGAAGTTCGCCGGCGAGTACTTCAAGAAGGACGAGAAGCCCGCCAAGGAAGTCAAAGCTCCTGCTGCCAAGGAGAACAAGGAAACCAAGGCGGCCAAGGACACCAAGGCTTTCAAGGAATCCGCCAAGGCCAAGCCTGCCGACGACAAGAAGTAG
- a CDS encoding HindVP family restriction endonuclease: MPTPPEPSLYGIGLSNRRGDDLWGKNQFNGCFPAALACWMRDNRVSLLQVTADDGVRTEIVEVDAGEALATKRADRPFYNFESPFEPYRDYLYDPENIERADLVIGNASASGTGIGDQLRPFEIKLTTVPDNTTLTKPECEWAPELVVRPSTTMHCALGLFHTASVDARTQLREIVEPICQNVNDWGHQQEMLALLPRVIERMQNLQACLAPFQTPLVLQPVWKTKGKSPHLADNAFDIFLWTDLALLRVVADRVNSQRNPGDISRHARALLRVWRILFEVTRVGRVQLANVFEQMTYGHQSDKEFALSGAITHSYLHHPRLLRPAVTKDRLRVIILNGGHERLSPERRFDQTVVLAAAEIFPH; this comes from the coding sequence ATGCCCACACCCCCCGAACCATCACTTTACGGGATCGGCCTCAGCAATCGACGCGGGGATGATTTATGGGGCAAGAATCAGTTCAACGGTTGTTTTCCTGCTGCGCTTGCCTGCTGGATGCGCGACAACCGCGTCAGCCTTCTCCAAGTGACTGCCGACGATGGAGTCCGCACGGAAATTGTGGAGGTGGATGCAGGCGAAGCCCTCGCTACAAAGCGCGCCGATCGACCATTTTACAATTTTGAGTCGCCATTCGAACCATATCGCGATTATCTCTACGACCCAGAGAATATTGAGAGAGCCGACCTTGTAATCGGGAACGCATCGGCATCTGGAACCGGCATAGGAGATCAATTGCGACCGTTTGAAATCAAGCTAACAACTGTTCCTGACAATACGACACTAACCAAACCAGAGTGTGAGTGGGCCCCCGAGTTGGTTGTACGGCCTTCAACCACGATGCACTGTGCCCTCGGCTTGTTCCACACGGCATCTGTAGATGCGAGGACTCAACTACGCGAAATTGTGGAACCGATCTGCCAAAACGTTAACGATTGGGGACACCAGCAGGAAATGCTCGCCCTTCTCCCCCGTGTAATAGAAAGAATGCAAAATTTGCAGGCATGCCTCGCTCCATTTCAGACACCATTAGTGCTGCAGCCTGTATGGAAAACAAAAGGCAAAAGCCCCCATCTGGCTGACAATGCGTTTGACATTTTCCTCTGGACGGATCTCGCTCTTTTGCGAGTGGTGGCAGATCGAGTCAACTCCCAAAGGAACCCGGGGGACATCTCCAGACATGCTCGCGCATTGCTGCGTGTCTGGCGAATACTCTTCGAGGTCACTCGTGTGGGAAGAGTGCAACTCGCAAATGTGTTCGAACAGATGACCTATGGACATCAAAGCGATAAGGAATTCGCGCTAAGTGGTGCAATTACGCATTCCTATCTTCATCATCCAAGGCTTCTGCGTCCAGCGGTCACAAAAGACCGCCTTAGGGTCATCATTCTCAATGGCGGCCACGAACGACTCTCGCCAGAACGCCGATTTGATCAGACGGTTGTCTTGGCAGCGGCTGAAATTTTCCCGCATTAG
- a CDS encoding DNA cytosine methyltransferase produces the protein MFSGCGGLSLGLQASGIEIVHAFDSWLPAIKTYQANLDHPCNQMDLSDIEGTLKRLNPIDFNMIVGGPPCQDFSHAGKREEGARASLTGCFADIVCRSKPKVFIMENVDRAQNSNAYAAARVNFNNAGYHLVERTLNAALCGVPQLRKRFFCIGLRSKSLATEVAGLLDSRLSEREMTVREYMHKELDVTLYYRHPRNYSRRAIYSINEPAPTMRGVNRPVPAGYPGHPGDAGKKSKSLRPLTTIERSRIQTFPRGFQWVGTKTDVEQMIGNAVPVALACFVGTAVCDAFAMARK, from the coding sequence ATGTTTTCGGGATGCGGCGGGCTCAGCCTCGGACTGCAAGCATCTGGTATTGAGATTGTTCACGCCTTTGATTCATGGCTCCCAGCAATCAAGACTTATCAGGCCAATCTCGATCACCCATGCAATCAAATGGATTTAAGTGACATCGAAGGAACATTAAAAAGGCTTAATCCAATCGACTTCAACATGATTGTTGGAGGCCCGCCCTGTCAAGATTTCTCGCATGCCGGAAAGCGCGAAGAAGGCGCAAGAGCATCTCTAACGGGTTGCTTTGCCGACATCGTCTGTCGTTCGAAGCCAAAGGTATTCATAATGGAGAATGTGGATCGAGCGCAGAACAGCAATGCGTACGCTGCCGCGAGAGTGAACTTTAATAACGCCGGTTACCACCTGGTTGAAAGAACCTTGAATGCCGCGCTTTGCGGTGTTCCGCAACTTAGAAAGAGGTTTTTTTGCATTGGATTGCGATCCAAATCTTTGGCGACTGAAGTTGCTGGTTTGCTCGATTCCCGCTTGTCTGAGCGAGAAATGACCGTTCGCGAGTACATGCATAAGGAACTCGATGTCACGCTTTATTATCGCCATCCACGAAACTATTCACGGCGTGCCATCTACTCGATTAACGAGCCTGCACCGACTATGCGAGGGGTAAATCGACCTGTTCCGGCGGGGTATCCGGGCCACCCAGGCGATGCCGGAAAGAAATCCAAATCACTCCGACCGCTTACAACAATTGAAAGGTCCCGAATTCAAACATTTCCGCGTGGATTTCAATGGGTTGGTACAAAGACTGATGTCGAGCAGATGATTGGCAACGCAGTACCTGTGGCTTTGGCTTGTTTTGTAGGGACGGCGGTTTGCGACGCATTTGCAATGGCACGAAAATGA
- a CDS encoding CBS domain-containing protein has product MSTATRDNRQAKDIMTAKPVCARVGMTIRDVARIFDEHKVSGTPVVDAGGKLVGVVSRTDLVKRYAVGEIDGDPMMLIELFGGKNDGKSGLKPASLITIEDFMTCDPVTAEPSTLLKDLAQNMHKARVHRVIVVDTNKAPVGIVTSLDLVKLLASL; this is encoded by the coding sequence ATGAGCACTGCAACTCGCGACAATCGTCAAGCCAAGGACATCATGACGGCCAAGCCGGTCTGCGCCCGAGTGGGCATGACCATCCGCGACGTCGCCCGCATCTTCGACGAGCACAAGGTCTCCGGCACGCCGGTGGTCGACGCGGGCGGCAAGCTGGTCGGCGTGGTTTCGCGCACCGATTTGGTCAAGCGATACGCCGTCGGCGAAATCGACGGCGACCCAATGATGCTGATCGAGCTCTTCGGCGGCAAGAACGACGGCAAGTCCGGCCTGAAGCCCGCCAGCCTGATCACCATCGAAGATTTCATGACCTGCGATCCGGTGACCGCGGAGCCGTCAACGCTCCTGAAGGATCTCGCGCAGAATATGCACAAGGCCCGCGTGCACCGGGTGATCGTCGTGGACACGAACAAGGCTCCGGTCGGCATCGTGACTAGCCTGGATCTGGTCAAGTTGCTCGCGTCGCTCTGA
- a CDS encoding Gfo/Idh/MocA family oxidoreductase — translation MSHESGPLRVAIIGMTHGHVEGLLRHAMENSDIKIVGAYEPDRAVFDRLAAKYKLDPALYSNDLKAMLDAAKPEATSVMGSIKNHLAAVEACAPRGIHTLLEKPLAFSNADARRMAELSKKYRVLVLTNYETSWYASVREAKRLIDRGEMAPIRRMAFRHGHKGPKEIGCSPEFVAWLTDPEQNGGGAIVDFGCYGAVLSTWLMDGQRPTRVTAAASTLKPAMYPRVDDDATIVLSYPTATAVIQASWAWTHDNKEMDLFTEKGSIHAGRWDDLQTRAPDQPAKTVKPEAKPAELQNEWVYLTNVVRGKTPVDPLSSLENNVIVVEILDAARAAVQRSASAPQ, via the coding sequence GTGTCGCACGAATCCGGTCCGCTGCGGGTCGCCATCATCGGCATGACTCACGGGCATGTCGAAGGGCTGCTGCGGCATGCGATGGAGAACAGCGACATCAAGATCGTCGGCGCCTACGAGCCCGACCGCGCCGTCTTCGACCGTCTCGCCGCCAAATACAAACTCGACCCAGCGCTCTATTCGAACGATCTGAAAGCGATGCTCGATGCGGCCAAGCCCGAGGCCACAAGCGTGATGGGTTCGATCAAGAATCACCTCGCCGCCGTCGAGGCCTGCGCCCCGCGCGGCATCCACACGCTGCTTGAAAAGCCCCTCGCCTTCAGCAACGCCGACGCCCGCCGAATGGCCGAGCTCTCCAAGAAGTACCGCGTGCTCGTGCTCACCAATTACGAAACCAGCTGGTACGCATCGGTCCGCGAGGCCAAGCGGCTGATCGACCGCGGCGAAATGGCCCCGATCCGCCGCATGGCGTTCCGTCACGGCCACAAAGGCCCCAAGGAAATCGGCTGCTCTCCCGAGTTCGTCGCGTGGCTCACCGACCCCGAGCAAAACGGCGGCGGAGCGATCGTGGATTTCGGCTGCTACGGCGCCGTGCTTTCGACTTGGCTCATGGATGGCCAGCGTCCCACGCGCGTGACCGCGGCGGCGAGCACGCTCAAGCCCGCGATGTATCCGCGCGTCGACGACGACGCGACCATCGTGCTCTCCTATCCAACTGCCACGGCGGTCATCCAGGCATCGTGGGCATGGACGCATGACAACAAGGAGATGGATCTCTTCACCGAGAAGGGTTCGATCCACGCCGGGCGCTGGGACGACCTTCAGACGCGCGCTCCCGACCAGCCCGCGAAGACGGTCAAGCCCGAGGCAAAACCCGCCGAGCTTCAGAACGAGTGGGTATATCTGACCAATGTCGTGCGCGGCAAGACTCCGGTCGATCCGCTGTCGAGTCTCGAAAACAACGTGATCGTGGTGGAGATTCTCGACGCGGCGCGCGCGGCGGTGCAACGATCCGCATCGGCGCCACAATGA